The following proteins are encoded in a genomic region of Nicotiana sylvestris chromosome 4, ASM39365v2, whole genome shotgun sequence:
- the LOC138889474 gene encoding uncharacterized protein, protein MEHQLEDDNNPLQIPPPAHVDEQFDEVAPRPANRILRDYARPDRFNCESSVRKPPMTANNFEIRTCLIQTIQQSCIFTGNLSEDPHSHFIDLLEFVETTKYNGVPHEAIKLRLFPFSLKGEAKTWLRSLPQGSITTWKNDLEIFK, encoded by the coding sequence ATGGAGCACCAATTAGAAGATGATAATAATCCACTACAAATTCCACCACCAGCTCATGTAGATGAGCAGTTTGATGAAGTGGCGCCAAGACCAGCAAATAGAATCCTAAGGGATTATGCTAGACCTGATCGCTTTAACTGTGAATCTAGTGTTAGGAAACCTCCAATGACAGCCAATAACTTTGAAATCAGGACATGCCTGATTCAAACAATTCAACAGTCTTGCATTTTCACTGGTAATCTAAGTGAAGATCCACATAGTCATTTTATTGACTTATTAGAATTTGTTGAAACCACAAAGTATAATGGAGTACCTCATGAAGCAATTAAGTTAAggctatttcctttttctttaaaaggAGAGGCCAAAACTTGGTTACGAAGTTTGCCTCAAGGTTCTATTACTACATGGAAAAATGACTTagaaatttttaaataa